In Aliarcobacter faecis, a genomic segment contains:
- a CDS encoding OmpP1/FadL family transporter yields the protein MKKIITLSLFSSLSLFATNGDNLIGYGSKSRALGGTGIANFLGSSNIFSNPALISETKNDELDIGVTYFTPTIKTNETKSKADKNFIPHFAYSKSLDNNLYFGLGLFGSAGMGVDFRNSQNPSLWDARTNLLLLKIAPTLAYKNEDFSFGISPLIQYGELNISYIDPTNTPNGLGKSDDLGFGYKLGTAYNITPNLKIGATYQSSIKLEYKNTLSTASAPFVNFGLISSTFSNKLEQPEEYGVGLSYDINNFTFSTDYKKIKWQSATGYKDFGWNNQDVYSLGIKYEENGTWYGIGYNYSKNPITNYAGITSTQQVLNTFNYIFFPATQEKHFTFGAGTTLSKNLSFDFGFIYAPKNSITTTGLNGSSIKVSHSENSATLGFKYKF from the coding sequence ATGAAAAAAATAATAACTCTTAGTTTATTTAGTTCTTTATCACTATTTGCAACAAATGGTGATAATTTAATAGGCTATGGTTCAAAATCAAGAGCATTAGGAGGAACAGGAATTGCTAACTTTTTGGGTTCATCAAATATTTTCTCAAATCCTGCTTTAATTAGTGAAACAAAGAATGATGAACTTGATATAGGAGTAACATATTTTACTCCAACAATTAAAACAAATGAAACAAAAAGTAAAGCAGATAAAAATTTTATCCCTCATTTTGCATATAGTAAAAGTTTAGATAATAATTTATATTTTGGTTTAGGTTTATTTGGTTCAGCTGGAATGGGAGTTGATTTTAGGAATAGTCAAAATCCTTCTTTATGGGATGCTAGAACAAATTTGCTTTTACTAAAAATTGCACCAACACTTGCGTATAAAAATGAAGATTTCTCTTTTGGAATATCTCCACTTATTCAATATGGTGAATTAAATATCTCTTATATTGACCCAACAAATACTCCTAATGGTTTAGGGAAAAGTGATGATTTAGGATTTGGTTATAAATTGGGAACAGCATATAATATAACACCAAATTTAAAAATAGGGGCTACTTATCAATCTTCAATAAAATTAGAGTATAAAAATACCTTATCAACTGCTTCTGCTCCATTTGTAAATTTTGGTTTAATTTCTTCAACATTTAGTAATAAATTAGAACAACCTGAAGAGTATGGAGTTGGTCTATCTTATGATATAAATAATTTCACATTTTCAACAGATTATAAAAAAATAAAGTGGCAAAGTGCAACAGGATATAAAGATTTTGGCTGGAATAACCAAGATGTATATTCTTTAGGAATTAAATATGAAGAGAATGGAACATGGTATGGAATTGGATATAACTATTCAAAAAATCCAATCACAAATTATGCTGGAATAACATCTACTCAACAAGTTCTTAATACATTTAATTACATTTTTTTTCCAGCAACTCAAGAAAAGCATTTCACTTTCGGAGCGGGAACAACCTTATCTAAGAATTTATCATTTGACTTTGGATTTATTTATGCTCCAAAAAATAGTATAACAACAACTGGGCTTAATGGAAGTTCTATAAAAGTATCACATAGTGAAAACTCAGCAACTTTAGGGTTTAAATATAAATTCTAA
- the cysT gene encoding sulfate ABC transporter permease subunit CysT, translated as MRLNFGILKRQKSPIPGFGLTMGYTVFYLSIIVLIPLIALFSEAFSMGFDAFIKTTTDTRVIASYKLTFITSLIAALVNTFFGLIVAWCLVRYTFFGKRVFDAIVDLPFALPTAVSGIALTTLYSSQGWFGQYLEPLGIKVVFTPIGITIALIFIGLPFVVRTIQPALEEIQTEQEEASASLGASRWQTFYKVILPTIFPALLTGFALSFARALGEYGSVVFIAGNMPMKTEISTLLIITKLEQYDYAGATAIAVVMLLISFVMLLIINILQRWSSRRKGMEAI; from the coding sequence ATGAGATTAAATTTTGGAATATTAAAAAGACAAAAATCACCAATTCCTGGTTTTGGTTTAACTATGGGATATACCGTTTTTTATTTAAGTATTATTGTACTCATTCCACTAATAGCACTATTTTCTGAAGCTTTTAGTATGGGTTTTGATGCTTTTATAAAAACTACAACTGATACTAGAGTTATTGCTAGTTATAAATTAACTTTTATAACTTCTTTAATTGCCGCATTAGTAAATACATTCTTTGGATTAATTGTTGCTTGGTGTTTAGTACGATATACATTTTTTGGAAAAAGAGTTTTTGATGCAATAGTAGATTTACCATTTGCTCTTCCAACAGCAGTTTCAGGTATAGCACTTACAACTTTATATTCAAGTCAAGGTTGGTTTGGACAATATTTAGAGCCACTTGGAATAAAAGTGGTTTTTACTCCAATAGGTATAACAATAGCTTTAATTTTTATAGGACTACCTTTTGTAGTAAGAACTATACAACCTGCACTAGAAGAGATACAAACAGAGCAAGAAGAAGCAAGTGCTAGTTTGGGAGCATCAAGATGGCAAACTTTTTATAAAGTTATACTTCCAACTATTTTTCCTGCACTTTTAACTGGATTTGCTCTCTCATTTGCAAGAGCTTTAGGAGAGTACGGTTCAGTAGTATTTATCGCTGGAAATATGCCAATGAAAACAGAGATTAGTACTCTTTTAATTATTACAAAACTAGAGCAATATGATTATGCAGGAGCAACGGCCATCGCAGTTGTTATGCTATTAATCTCTTTTGTAATGTTATTAATCATAAATATACTTCAAAGATGGAGTTCAAGAAGAAAAGGAATGGAAGCAATATGA
- a CDS encoding DUF4395 domain-containing protein: MSKSCPISLKQIDGTIVRINAFIITILVLSFLISSNVLILYFIFIDFIIRVSKYNTYSLVFNFSKAIKKIFKLKTKMTDSGSKRWAMFFGLFFMFITIILYSLDLKIALYISIIFLLICSSLEAFFSFCLGCEIYYIYKKLI, encoded by the coding sequence ATGTCAAAATCTTGTCCTATATCGTTAAAACAAATAGATGGAACAATAGTTAGAATAAATGCTTTTATTATAACTATTTTAGTTCTATCTTTTTTAATAAGTTCAAATGTATTAATTTTATATTTTATATTTATTGATTTTATAATTCGAGTATCAAAATATAATACATATAGTTTAGTTTTTAATTTTTCAAAAGCCATTAAAAAGATATTTAAACTAAAAACAAAAATGACAGATTCAGGTTCAAAAAGATGGGCTATGTTTTTTGGTCTATTTTTTATGTTTATTACAATTATTTTGTATAGTTTAGATTTAAAAATTGCCTTATATATAAGTATAATTTTTTTATTAATTTGTAGTAGTTTAGAGGCATTTTTTAGCTTTTGTTTGGGTTGTGAAATTTATTATATTTATAAAAAATTGATTTAA
- the cysK gene encoding cysteine synthase A — translation MKYAKNITELIGNTPLIKLQDASHTSGATVLGKCEFMNPSHSVKDRIGTNMIKVALNNGLINKDSTLIEPTSGNTGIALASVSAALGLKLILVMPASMSIERRRLLQALGAKLVLTPAEKGMKGAIEKANELKEGTPNSIILQQFQNEANPAIHKETTALEILKDTDDKVDIFIAGVGTGGTLTGVGEVLKAKNPNIKIIAVEPEASPVLSGGNPGPHKIQGIGAGFVPDVLNTKIYDEVIKIANDDAIESSRNLAKTEGLLVGVSSGANALAAKIVASRPENKGKTIVTILCDTGERYLSSGLYDYIEE, via the coding sequence ATGAAATATGCAAAAAATATAACAGAATTAATAGGGAATACTCCACTAATAAAACTACAAGATGCAAGTCACACAAGTGGTGCAACAGTTTTAGGTAAATGTGAATTTATGAATCCAAGCCATTCAGTAAAAGATAGAATTGGTACAAATATGATAAAAGTTGCTCTAAATAATGGTCTTATAAACAAAGATTCAACTTTAATAGAGCCTACTAGTGGTAATACTGGTATTGCATTAGCTAGTGTTAGTGCTGCTTTAGGATTAAAACTTATCCTTGTAATGCCTGCTTCTATGAGTATTGAAAGAAGAAGACTTCTTCAAGCTTTAGGTGCTAAATTAGTTCTTACTCCTGCTGAAAAAGGTATGAAAGGTGCTATTGAAAAAGCGAATGAGTTAAAAGAGGGAACTCCTAACTCTATTATTTTACAACAGTTCCAAAATGAAGCAAACCCAGCAATTCATAAAGAGACTACAGCTTTAGAAATCTTAAAAGATACAGATGATAAAGTTGATATCTTTATTGCTGGTGTTGGAACTGGTGGAACATTAACTGGTGTTGGTGAAGTTTTAAAAGCAAAAAATCCTAATATAAAGATTATTGCTGTTGAGCCTGAAGCATCTCCTGTTTTAAGTGGTGGAAATCCTGGTCCTCATAAAATACAGGGTATTGGTGCTGGTTTTGTACCTGATGTATTAAATACAAAGATTTATGATGAAGTTATTAAAATTGCAAATGATGATGCAATAGAGAGTTCAAGAAATTTAGCGAAAACAGAAGGTTTACTTGTAGGTGTATCTTCAGGAGCAAATGCTTTAGCAGCAAAAATTGTGGCTTCAAGACCTGAAAACAAAGGTAAAACTATTGTTACTATTTTATGTGATACTGGTGAAAGATATTTAAGCTCTGGGTTATACGACTATATTGAAGAGTAA
- a CDS encoding hemerythrin family protein, producing MLIDKNNLPLVDAEFMNNTHFEDVDLINKIYENIEIFEKNNSNENFENLKSIYEEWINHTVKHFLTEEEEMQKRGFFAYPFHKGEHDRNIEDIKAVWIDFEENRDIEALKNYIEYDLINWLVNHIRSMDTVTARFFNTGMSPCSMM from the coding sequence ATGCTAATAGATAAAAATAATCTACCTTTGGTTGATGCTGAATTTATGAACAATACTCACTTTGAAGATGTAGATTTAATAAATAAAATTTATGAAAATATTGAAATATTTGAGAAAAACAACTCAAATGAAAATTTTGAGAATCTAAAATCTATATATGAAGAGTGGATAAACCATACAGTTAAACACTTTTTAACAGAAGAAGAGGAGATGCAAAAAAGAGGTTTTTTTGCCTATCCTTTTCATAAAGGTGAACATGACAGAAATATCGAAGATATAAAAGCTGTTTGGATTGATTTTGAAGAGAATAGAGATATAGAAGCTTTAAAAAACTATATTGAATATGATTTAATAAATTGGCTAGTAAATCATATTAGAAGTATGGATACTGTAACTGCAAGATTTTTTAACACAGGAATGAGTCCTTGCTCTATGATGTAA
- a CDS encoding sulfate/molybdate ABC transporter ATP-binding protein, with protein sequence MKIEVKNLTKYFGNFVALENINLEIVEGELLALLGPSGSGKTTLLRMIAGLETVENSDKGEILFNGVDVAKKDIGDRDIGFVFQHYALFRHMTVFENIAFGLKVKPKKQRLSNKEIEEKVTKLLKLIQLDGFASRFPWQLSGGQRQRVALARALAVEPKVLLLDEPFGALDAKVRQDLRRWLKELQEELGITTVLVTHDQEEALEVANRIVVINRGKIEQIGTPEEVFHNPQNEFVINFLGNVNLFHERKDDGSEDKFLIRPHELEIVSQNDNEAIKKAKIKYIQLAGSFVKLELTDLKDEKRTILIEMAHYEFNNKNLKKDDIVGVRARKLRSFEDGAGI encoded by the coding sequence ATGAAAATAGAAGTAAAGAATTTAACAAAATATTTTGGCAACTTTGTTGCTCTTGAAAATATAAATTTAGAGATAGTTGAAGGAGAACTACTAGCCCTTTTAGGACCTTCAGGAAGTGGGAAAACAACACTTCTAAGAATGATAGCAGGGCTTGAAACAGTTGAAAATAGTGATAAAGGGGAGATACTATTTAATGGAGTTGATGTTGCAAAAAAAGATATAGGAGATAGAGATATAGGTTTTGTATTTCAACATTATGCACTTTTTAGACATATGACAGTTTTTGAAAATATAGCTTTTGGTTTAAAAGTAAAACCAAAAAAACAAAGACTTTCTAATAAAGAGATTGAAGAAAAAGTTACAAAACTTTTAAAACTTATCCAACTTGATGGTTTTGCTTCTCGTTTCCCATGGCAACTCTCAGGAGGACAAAGACAAAGAGTAGCACTTGCAAGGGCTTTAGCAGTTGAACCAAAAGTTCTACTTTTAGACGAACCTTTTGGTGCATTAGATGCAAAAGTAAGACAAGATTTAAGAAGATGGTTAAAAGAGCTTCAAGAAGAGTTAGGAATAACAACTGTTTTAGTAACTCATGACCAAGAAGAAGCACTTGAAGTTGCAAATAGAATAGTTGTTATAAACAGAGGAAAAATAGAGCAAATAGGAACTCCTGAAGAGGTTTTCCACAATCCTCAAAATGAGTTTGTAATAAACTTTTTAGGAAATGTAAATCTATTTCATGAAAGAAAAGATGATGGAAGTGAAGATAAATTTCTAATTCGTCCTCACGAACTTGAAATAGTTTCACAAAATGATAATGAAGCAATAAAAAAAGCAAAAATAAAATATATTCAATTAGCTGGGTCTTTTGTAAAATTAGAATTAACAGATTTAAAAGATGAGAAGAGAACTATTTTAATTGAAATGGCACACTATGAATTTAATAATAAAAATCTTAAAAAAGATGATATAGTAGGAGTTCGAGCAAGAAAATTAAGAAGTTTTGAGGATGGAGCAGGAATTTAA
- the cysW gene encoding sulfate ABC transporter permease subunit CysW: MKTISNSQSSQNESRLVKYLLIFTALAFLSIMLVVPLITIFAEAFRKGYEAYFLSFDDPYVLSAIKLTFITAIIAVPLNVIFGICASWAIAKYSFFGKSFLITLIDLPFAVSPVISGFVYILLFGAQGWFGSWLIANDVQIIFAVPGIVLATIFVTFPFVARELIPLMQEMGNDEEQAALLLGASGFQTFWKVTLPNIKWGLLYGVILCNARAMGEFGAVSVVSGHIQGITNTMPLQVEILYNEYNFVAAFAVSTLLAILALLTLVLKYILEWKVQRKIKKLEDKE; encoded by the coding sequence ATGAAAACTATAAGCAATTCACAAAGTTCACAAAATGAGTCAAGATTAGTAAAATATCTATTGATTTTTACAGCTTTAGCATTTCTAAGCATAATGCTTGTTGTTCCTTTAATTACAATATTTGCAGAAGCTTTTAGAAAAGGGTATGAAGCATATTTTTTAAGTTTTGATGACCCTTATGTATTAAGTGCTATAAAATTAACATTTATCACTGCAATTATTGCTGTTCCTCTAAATGTAATTTTTGGTATTTGTGCTTCATGGGCAATAGCAAAATACTCATTTTTTGGTAAAAGTTTTTTAATAACTTTAATAGATTTACCATTTGCAGTATCTCCTGTAATTTCAGGATTTGTATATATTTTACTTTTTGGTGCTCAAGGTTGGTTTGGGTCTTGGTTAATCGCAAATGATGTTCAAATTATCTTTGCCGTTCCTGGAATTGTCTTAGCAACAATATTTGTAACATTTCCATTTGTTGCAAGAGAATTAATCCCTCTAATGCAAGAGATGGGTAATGATGAAGAACAAGCTGCCTTACTCTTAGGAGCTAGTGGATTTCAGACATTTTGGAAAGTTACTTTACCAAATATAAAATGGGGATTACTTTATGGAGTAATTTTATGTAATGCAAGAGCTATGGGAGAGTTTGGAGCAGTATCTGTTGTTTCTGGACATATTCAAGGAATAACAAATACTATGCCGCTTCAAGTTGAGATTTTATATAACGAATATAACTTTGTTGCAGCTTTTGCCGTTTCAACACTTTTGGCAATATTAGCACTTTTAACTTTAGTATTAAAATATATTTTAGAGTGGAAAGTTCAAAGAAAAATTAAAAAATTAGAAGATAAAGAGTAG
- the cysE gene encoding serine O-acetyltransferase, translating into MGISKNGKIKLFEQIKEDFNLPKNNDPALNSRLEIFFNYPGVWAIINYRVANKFYLKGFKRLARVYSGISQFLTNTDIHPAATIGRRVFIDHGIGVVIGETTIIEDDVLIYQGVTLGGVSLNKGKRHPTIKSNSVIGSGAKVLGNITVGSNSKIGANSVVINDIPDYSTAVGIPARIIKRYDRFGKFTHSDLPDIDKEAFKYLNKRIELLEKLLEDKEIISRDNLNELNKSQNKKSVNFDLLDDYLIDGAGI; encoded by the coding sequence ATGGGAATAAGTAAAAATGGAAAAATAAAATTATTTGAACAGATAAAAGAGGATTTTAATCTTCCAAAAAATAATGATCCTGCATTAAATTCAAGATTAGAAATTTTTTTTAATTACCCTGGTGTTTGGGCAATAATAAATTATAGAGTGGCAAATAAATTCTATTTAAAAGGCTTTAAAAGATTAGCGAGAGTTTATAGTGGGATTAGTCAATTTCTAACAAATACTGATATTCATCCAGCAGCAACTATTGGAAGAAGAGTTTTTATTGACCATGGAATTGGTGTTGTTATTGGCGAAACTACAATTATTGAAGATGATGTTTTAATTTATCAAGGTGTTACTCTTGGAGGTGTTAGTTTAAATAAAGGCAAAAGACATCCAACCATTAAATCAAATAGTGTTATTGGAAGTGGTGCAAAAGTTTTAGGTAATATTACTGTTGGTTCTAATAGCAAAATTGGTGCAAATTCAGTTGTAATAAATGATATTCCTGATTATTCAACTGCTGTTGGAATTCCTGCAAGAATTATAAAACGATATGATCGTTTTGGGAAATTCACTCATAGTGATTTACCTGATATTGATAAAGAAGCATTTAAATATTTAAATAAAAGAATTGAATTATTAGAAAAACTACTTGAAGATAAAGAAATTATAAGTAGAGATAATCTTAATGAATTAAATAAAAGTCAAAATAAAAAGAGTGTTAATTTTGATTTATTAGATGATTATTTAATTGATGGTGCTGGAATTTAG